From a single Pseudophryne corroboree isolate aPseCor3 chromosome 6, aPseCor3.hap2, whole genome shotgun sequence genomic region:
- the SMIM32 gene encoding small integral membrane protein 32: MIMYGEMLLNSSSATEAQIMLQTNTPYLSSTQRPVSSSAFYMSTARVLKEGEINKPDLMTYIVLFVLLFLSVTLIVLFINCQLRNSFFAGLPYDRSLREARNPWKTQSV; this comes from the coding sequence ATGATCATGTATGGGGAAATGCTTCTAAACTCCAGCAGTGCTACTGAAGCCCAGATCATGCTCCAGACTAACACTCCTTACCTGAGCAGCACTCAGAGACCAGTCAGCTCCTCAGCCTTTTACATGTCCACAGCCAGGGTGCTGAAGGAAGGGGAGATAAACAAACCTGACCTAATGACTTATATTGTCCTATTTGTCCTTCTCTTCTTGTCTGTGACTCTGATTGTTCTCTTCATTAACTGCCAGCTGCGGAATTCCTTCTTTGCAGGTCTACCTTATGATCGATCACTGAGAGAAGCCAGGAACCCTTGGAAAACACAGTCTGTCTGA